One genomic segment of Anticarsia gemmatalis isolate Benzon Research Colony breed Stoneville strain chromosome Z, ilAntGemm2 primary, whole genome shotgun sequence includes these proteins:
- the Phyhd1 gene encoding phytanoyl-CoA dioxygenase domain containing 1 translates to MPDTIRNQLERDGYVILEDFLSRAECDELLDAGRDLARNLPSKHQRTIFTSVDGEKKQMKEDYFMKSNDKISYFFEDSALDANGDIVVDPKFCLNKIGHALHLLHPIFRCYTYSERVKTVCRELGFRVPCVAQSMYIYKNPGVGGEVIPHQDITYLHTEPIPPIGFWIALEDATIQNSCLWVVRGSHKSGVHRRLVRSPDKDGNIIMVYDKPNPIYPESSFLPLPVCKGTCILIHGNVVHKSAHNRSDMSRHAYTFHIIEKQNNKYSPDNWLQEGENAPFQNVYTTPQIV, encoded by the exons TTAGAACGGGACGGGTACGTAATCCTAGAAGATTTCCTGAGCCGAGCAGAATGTGACGAGCTCCTAGATGCAGGCAGGGACCTCGCAAGAAACTTGCCGAGCAAACACCAAAGAACTATATTCACAAGTGTTGATGGAGAGAAAAAG CAAATGAAAGAGGACTACTTTATGAAGAGCAATGACAAAATTAGTTATTTCTTTGAAGATTCGGCGCTGGACGCTAATGGCGATATCGTAGTAGaccctaaattttgtttaaataag ATAGGACACGCGTTGCACCTTCTGCACCCGATCTTCAGGTGCTACACGTACAGTGAGCGAGTGAAGACCGTCTGTCGGGAGCTGGGCTTCAGAGTACCGTGTGTGGCGCAGTCCATGTACATTTACAAAAACCCCGGCGTCGGTGGTGAAG tGATACCACATCAAGATATAACGTACCTGCACACCGAACCAATCCCTCCCATCGGTTTCTGGATCGCGCTCGAAGACGCCACGATCCAGAACAGTTGCCTCTGGGTGGTGCGCGGCTCCCACAAGTCAGGAGTCCACAGACGACTGGTCCGGAGCCCCGACAAAGACGGCAATATAATCATGGTGTACGACAAACCTAACCCAATCTACCCAGAGTCTAGCTTCTTACCTCTTCCCGTTTGCAAag GTACCTGTATCCTGATCCACGGCAACGTAGTCCACAAGAGTGCTCACAACAGATCGGACATGAGCCGCCACGCGTACACCTTCCACATCATAGAGAAACAGAATAACAAGTATTCACCGGACAACTGGCTGCAAGAGGGAGAGAACGCACCTTTCCAGAACGTTTACACAACACCTCAAATAGTTTAA